The sequence GGTTCGACGCTGAGAATTTGCGCTAACCCGACATCCATCGCCTCTTGAATTTCATCTTCAGTTCGTGCGACATTGGAGATGCGTATCTCATCAATGACACCTTTCAATCCATTTGCGTTATTGAGATTCGGTACCCCGATTGTAATTGGATCCGCGCTCTGAAATGTTTGTGCGTTAGGCGCCTCGGTCTCCAATTCGCCATCAACGTAAACGCGTCCCATCTTGCCATCGTAGGTAAAGGCGAGGTGATGCCATTTATTGTCGGTGATATCGGTCGTCCCATCTATACTGAAGGCGCATCCACCATTTGCCCCGATCTGTGCATGCAGAACGCTCTTATCCACATGAACCCAAATACCGTAGTTTCGATTAGTGCAACCCGCCTGCTGTTTGCAGACCATACCTTGCCACTTACCTGTAGCATCTTCCACTTTAACCCACGCTTCAATACTGAGCGTCTCTAATTCCAAATTTTTTGTAGAGTCCACAACAACGTAGCCGCCAGCATCGCCAGGGAACTCCAATCCTGCCCCGAATTTCGCTTTGACCCATTTCGGACTTCCTGCGAATTTGCCATCGTGCCCGTTGCCAGAAGCGTCTTCCGCGATCTTTCCGGCACCTTCTTCAAAGAGCCAGACAGCAACCGTATTTTCATCAACCGCTGCGTGTGTAGATGCACAGATAAACAGAGTCAAAACCGCTATTACAATAAAAATATACTTGATGCTATAGCAAAATTTTGTACCTATGGTGCACATAGTTATCTCCTCCTTTATTGCGGTATCCTACCAAAAAATGAATGTTAAGTCAAGGACTTTGGCGAGGTATTCAACCGTCAACTATCAACAGTCAGGAGTTAGCCGCACACCGTCGGTGTGGTTACAGATTTATGGTTCAGACCCCAGGCCTGGTAGGGTTTTTGCTGGGTGTTTCTGCGGATTTCTTCACAGTTTCCCAACCGCACCATACTTAAAAAAGAAGATTCAAACGTTCAGACAATCCGATAATTTATTTAAAACTAAATCGCTCTGCTCATCAAAGATAAAAATGTTGACACGAGATTATGCATCGCATATAATTTCGCATGTCCACTCGTAGGCATGCAGTGAACGTGTGCGAACGACAAGCGAGATACACAAGGAGGCTGATATGGCAGAACGAATTAAAATGGGATTAGTCGGATGCGGTGGTATGTCAGGTGCTCACATGGGCGGGTATCGCCAACTCTGGTCCAAAGGCATCAAGGATTATGAAATCGTGGCGGCGTGCGACATCGCCGAAGAACGCGCTGAGGAGCGTGCAAATCAGGCACAAGAGTTCCAAGGTGGCACGAAGCCAGCCGTCTATGCAGAACTCGACGAGATGCTGGCGAAACATCCCGATCTGGAGTGTGTTGACATCTGCGCACTTCACAGTGCGCACCACACACTCGCCGTGCCTGCACTGGAGGCAGGGAAGCACGTTATCATCGAAAAGCCGTTCGGTATCACAATGCGGGCATGCAAACTGATGATGGAAGCAGCAGCTCGAAACGACAAGATTATCTCCGTCGCCGAAAACTATCGTCTGGCACGTATCCAACGCACACGCAGCTGGGCAATCGCTCAAGGACGTATCGGCGACCCTCGTATGTTCTTCTGGATAGAGGTCAACGAAGGCTTAGGGAAATGGGGTTGGCGTAACTTCAAAATGGACGCAGGCGGCGGTTGGGCATTAGATGGCGGCGTGCATTTCACCGATCTGATGCGCTACATTCTCGGCATGGAAGCCGAAGAGGTCTATGCCATCAACAAGGCTTACGAACCTTTCCGATACGACAATCCGGCAGAAAGAGAAGGCGGTTATGCCGTTGATGTCGAGGATGCCATGATCGCTACCATCAAGTTTGAACAGGGTGTTACGGCGCAGTGGACCTGGGTCGGTTCAGCCCCCGGGCGAGGCTTCGGTCAACATACCGTTTACGGCAGCGAAGGCGCGCTTGACTGGAATCAAGGATTGGTGCCCCGCGGCGGTGAACCGATTTCCAACGAAGACCTGATGAAAGAATTCACCGATAGCCTCAGCGATTCGGAACGGGAATACTACTTCCCGGGCGGCGTAGAAGATACTGTCGCGATTGAACTGAAATATTTCGCCGATGCAATTCGGACAGGTGGTAAACCGGAAGTAGACGATGTCGAAGGCATGCGATCAGAAGCCATCTGCATGGCAGTCTATGAATCCGGATGGTTCGGTCGCCCAGTAACAATAGAGGAAATCGAAAACTGCGAATTGGAAGGCTACCAGAAGGAAATTAACGATAAGCTGGGCATTGGAACATAGATACATACCTGACAAAAGGTTGGAAGATTGGAAGGTGGGAAGGCAGGAAAGCCCGAAAACCTTCCAGTCTTATGATGGATTAGAATTATGAATCGATTGGAAGGGAAGGCTGCGATCGTTACAGGTGCCGGAAAAAAAGGGGAAGTTGACGGTACCGGCTACGCAACATCAATGCTTTTCGCGAGAGAAGGCGCGAAAGTGCTGTTAGCGGACATCTCCCCTGAGAACGCCAACGCAACACTCGCAGAAATCCAGGCAGAGGGTGGCGAAGCATCGGTATTCATCGGTGACCTCTCCACAGAGGCAGCCTGCGCTGGAATGGTAGAAGCTGCCGTCGAACGTTTTGGTAAAGTGAACGTCCTCTTCAACAACGTTGGACTCGGCGGTTCCGGGACGGTCACACAGGTAGACGAAGAAAAGTGGGACAGGGTGATGGATGTCAACCTCAAGAGCATGGTCATGGCGTGCAAACACGCCGTACCTCGGATGGCTGAGGCAGGCGGTGGCTCAATCATCAACGTCTCATCAATCGACGCGCTGCGTGCAGGCTCATCTCGGAATCTGCCCTACGCCGCTGCGAAGGGCGGGATGATTTCCGCAACAACAGTGATGGCGGTTCATCATGGACGCGACAACATTCGGGTAAATTGTATCGCGCCTGGGCACCTCTACGCTTCGTTTCCGGCACCGTATCTGAGCGAAGCAGAGCGGGAGCGACGCCGTCTCATCGGGCCGCTCGGTACAGAGGGAACCGCATGGGATGTCGCTTGGGCAACCGTTTTTCTCGCCAGTGACGAATCGAAATGGATCTCCGGTGTCACTATTCCGATTGATGCAGGTCTACTCGCCGCAACACCACTCGCCGTTGTACATCAGCTCGATGAATAGGCGTAGCCCACCATAACCGTCAATTTTAGAAAAACAACCGTCTCGGGACCAGGACCGGTAGGTTCGGTTTCCTAACCGAACCATAGGTGTCAATTTAAGGATTTTTTGTAGGAACGTCTCTACAAATGCCGCCCCTACGGGGCTTTATTTTTTTTGATTCCCATTTCTACACAGATACCATCCCTACGGGATTCAAGAGGGTTTTGAACGCTTCAAAGTCTTTGTGTAAAACTCGGTCTGGTAGGCACTGTTTCCAACTGCGCCGGGTTTTAGCCATAAACTTTGTCCACACCAGAACGCCTCTTTAGTCCCGTAGGGACGACATCTGTGTAGCAGCGTTAAAACCAAAGGAGCTAAGCCCCGTAGGGGCGGCATTTGTGGAAAGGCTGTTCCAAAATCCCTCGAAAAATCCCTAAATTGACCCCTATGATACAGTTAGGAAACCGCACCCACCGAATCCAGCAAAACAAAAAAGAAAACGGGCAATGCCCTATTGGGCACTGCCCGTTGTTATCTCAGGGATTATTAAGTGTTACTCTTCATGGATTAGTCACGTGATTGTTTCAATACGCCCCACTGCGTAGCAAGCTTACCTTTAGCGGAAACAAACCCTTTCAAGCGGACTGTCGCCAACGTCTGATGCTCACCCGCGAAGGATACGTCTTCAATCTGGTAATAATAGACGACATTCGGTTTCGCCGTGGTGTCCGTCCAAGTGTAGGTAGTACTTTCCGCTTTTGTACCAGCTCCCGGAATCAGCTGCGCGTTGACGACCTTGAATTCACCCGTCTTCGTTTGACTCCGCAGGATATTGAACCCTGCATTGTCCACCTCAGATTGGGTCGTCCACTGGATGACAATTGCGCCGCTCTCGGTGCGTTCCGGACGGAAGTGTGAGAGTTCAACAGGGAGGGCGTGTCCTGCTCGGAAGCCGGGGCTACCGTAATCGGATACACTGCCGTACCAAGTTTCAAGGCTTCTTCCGTTTCTGGTCACTCTTTTTCTCGATATCCACGAGAAATCGGTGTCTGCTGCGCGGATCCATCCATCTTGCCGGGTGCCATCGCGTTCTGTGCCTCTGCGATACCGACGGAGAATCGAGGTGCGATCATCGTCTTCTGTCCAACCGT comes from Candidatus Poribacteria bacterium and encodes:
- a CDS encoding Gfo/Idh/MocA family oxidoreductase, with the protein product MAERIKMGLVGCGGMSGAHMGGYRQLWSKGIKDYEIVAACDIAEERAEERANQAQEFQGGTKPAVYAELDEMLAKHPDLECVDICALHSAHHTLAVPALEAGKHVIIEKPFGITMRACKLMMEAAARNDKIISVAENYRLARIQRTRSWAIAQGRIGDPRMFFWIEVNEGLGKWGWRNFKMDAGGGWALDGGVHFTDLMRYILGMEAEEVYAINKAYEPFRYDNPAEREGGYAVDVEDAMIATIKFEQGVTAQWTWVGSAPGRGFGQHTVYGSEGALDWNQGLVPRGGEPISNEDLMKEFTDSLSDSEREYYFPGGVEDTVAIELKYFADAIRTGGKPEVDDVEGMRSEAICMAVYESGWFGRPVTIEEIENCELEGYQKEINDKLGIGT
- a CDS encoding SDR family oxidoreductase, whose translation is MNRLEGKAAIVTGAGKKGEVDGTGYATSMLFAREGAKVLLADISPENANATLAEIQAEGGEASVFIGDLSTEAACAGMVEAAVERFGKVNVLFNNVGLGGSGTVTQVDEEKWDRVMDVNLKSMVMACKHAVPRMAEAGGGSIINVSSIDALRAGSSRNLPYAAAKGGMISATTVMAVHHGRDNIRVNCIAPGHLYASFPAPYLSEAERERRRLIGPLGTEGTAWDVAWATVFLASDESKWISGVTIPIDAGLLAATPLAVVHQLDE
- a CDS encoding LamG domain-containing protein, producing MCTIGTKFCYSIKYIFIVIAVLTLFICASTHAAVDENTVAVWLFEEGAGKIAEDASGNGHDGKFAGSPKWVKAKFGAGLEFPGDAGGYVVVDSTKNLELETLSIEAWVKVEDATGKWQGMVCKQQAGCTNRNYGIWVHVDKSVLHAQIGANGGCAFSIDGTTDITDNKWHHLAFTYDGKMGRVYVDGELETEAPNAQTFQSADPITIGVPNLNNANGLKGVIDEIRISNVARTEDEIQEAMDVGLAQILSVEPGGKLSTRWGYLKRVP